DNA from Candidatus Scalindua japonica:
TTGGATTTCCGAATTCGAAGCTGGTTAAAAGGCGTATAATCGGTGAGAGCTTGAGGCATATAATTGGGATGAAAAAAAGAAAACCGTTTAAAGTCCGTTTTATATCTCCTGCTACACACATATCCGGAACATTAAGAAGGTAGAATCATAGTAAACACATCAAATCAGTTCAATGCCCTTAACCTGACTAATGGCTTGTCCCGCAGGAATCATTGGAAATACATTCTCTTCCGGGTCTACTCTAAAATCTATTACGACCGGCCCTTTTATTGAAATTGACTTTTCAATTACAGGTCTTACGTCTTCCTTTTTTGTAACCAGGAAGCCTTCAGCCCCATAGGCTTTTGCTACCTGCACAAAATCAGGATTGCCATCGAGTAGAGTGTGCGCGTATCTTTTATCATAAAAGAGCTCTTGCCACTGCCTTACCATCCCAAGAAAACCGTTATTCAGGATAGCAACCTTAACCGGTAATTTATATTTAACGGCAGTACTAAGTTCCTGAATATTCATTTGAAAACTGCCATCACCGGCAATTGCAATAACAGTTTTGTCCGGAAACCCAAGCTGAGCGCCTAACGCGGCAGGGAAACCGAAACCCATGGTACCTAAACCTCCGGAAGACAAGAAGCTTCTGGGATAGGTATAGGTATAATATTGAGCAGCCCACATCTGATTCTGGCCAACTTCAGTGGTAATAATTGCATCTCCTTTGGTTGCTTCACAGATTTGTTCAACTACGTATTGTGGCTTTACCACATCACTTGTGTTGTCATATGAGACGTGATATTTCTCTTTCCATTCCGCAATTTTTTCAAACCACTCTTTTCTTTCTACATAAATTACATGTTTTATCAGTTCAGTAAGAATATTATTTGCATCTCCAACAACCGGGATGTCAACCTTTATATTTTTACTTATAGAAGTTGGATCTATATCTATATGAATAATCTGTGCCTTGGGAGCAAATTCATCTATCTTGCCGGTAATTCTATCGTCAAATCTTGCACCAACTGCAATTAAAAGATCAGATTCATGAACAGCATAGTTTGCAGGAACAGTCCCATGCATACCCAGCATACCCAGCGCTTTTTCATTGTTTTCCGGAAATACTCCCAGCGCTAACAGAGTCGTGTTTACCGGCAAATTGGCCTTTTCAGCCAGTTCGGCAAGCTCTTTTGAACTATTTGAAGAGATAACTCCACCGCCCGCATAAATCACAGGTCTTTTTGATCTGTTTATCGCCTCTGCTGCTATTTTTATCTGCCGTATGTTGCCTTCGTATGACGGCTTATATCCTGGTAGATTTACTTTTTCGGGAATCGGGCCATCCCATGTATCTGTTGTTACATCCACAGGAAGGTCAATAACAACAGGACCCGGTCTGCCTGAAGAAGCGATATAAAATGCCTCTTTTACTATCATTCCCAGCTCTTTTATATCTTTAACCAGGTAATTATGTTTGGAAATAGGACGGGTAATACCGGTAACGTCTGCTTCCTGGAAGGCATCACTGCCTATAAGATGTGTTTTCACCTGACCGGTTATGGCAACCATTGGTATGGAGTCCATGTATGCAGTCGCAATAGCAGTTGTTAAATTGGTTGCTCCTGGACCGGATGTAACAATACATACTCCTACTTTCCCTGTAGCCCTGGCATACCCATCGGCCGCATGACCTGCTGCCTGTTCGTGGCGCGTCAATATGAATTTTATTTCACTTTCCTCAAATAAAGTATCGAAAAGTGGTATGACGACACCGCCAGGCAGGCCAAAAATATATTCCACATTTTCTCTTTTTAAGGCATTAATCAATATTTGTGAACCCGTTTTATACATTTTTATCTGTTTGTTGAGAAATTAAATAAATTATTAATCATTCCGTATGTAAATTTTATTTTACCCGCTTACGTTTCAAGAAGGGATACCATTGTCATCCTGAATCTTCCTGAAACTCAGAATATCAGATAACAATGCCAATTGATTTTACACATTTAATTCTTTGGTAGTTCCTCCCTCAGAATTAAATGTTGTTGGCTTTCTGCAAAAAAAGTCTGCAAAAGGCACTAATTAAAGAATATTGTCTTTAGAAAATAAGTATAGCGCGTGACCAAGAAGTTTTCAATTACTGACTGTCAATTGAATTGGTATAAAGGAGTGTTATATACTCCCCTTTTACGATGGATGCTATTATCCTTTAACTGTTTGTATTGTCCTCGTCATAGTCTATATCCGGCACATCCATTACGGGAGGTTTATATCCTGGTTGTTTTGCTTTTTCAGTTTCTTCTTTGTATGCAGCAAGTACCTTTTGCTCAATTTCATCTCGGCATTTGGAATTTATTGGATGAGCAGTGTCCGCGTACAATTTGAATTTCCCTTTGGATTCGTCTCTAGACTCACCCAAAGCACGTTTGTCATCAAGTTTAGCCCCACAATCATTACAAAACCGTGAACGAAGGTGATTTTTAGAATTACATTTTGGACATTTGTCAGCGAGCTTTCTGCTTGGCATGGCAACAAAAGCCCCTTTATACCCTTCTATAATCTTCAAATCTCTTACTACAAAGTCGTTATCAATTGTTATGCTGCAAAAAGCCTGTAAACGATTCTTTTTTGCCTCGGTTAGTTTCACTCTGACTTCGGTAATATTCACAGTAATAACTCCTCCTTCCGGTCTCGTTGTCTATGGTGTTAAACACTTGTAACCACAAATACATTTCCTGTTCCGCTAAACTCAACTTTACTCTTGATAACTTCCGCCTGGTGCCTGTCGTTGCAAAGACCGAAGAAGGCTGATCCACTGCCGGAAATTGATAAACCACAAAAATCAAAAACTTCTAAAGACTCTTTCACCTGCAGCAAATCAGGGTATATCGTAAAAATTGCTTCTTCCAATCGGTTAAACAGCAACTTACCGATATCTGAAACCTCAGAATATTTCAGTGCATTTGAAAAAAAGCTAACATCTTTTCTTTTTTTTGTCAAGTCAATTTTGAGGTTTTTGTATATCGTTTCTGTGCTGATATGGACATGTGGAAAGAGGATAATATAATCCATTTTACTCCTCACTTCAACCGGAGAAACCTTCTCACCTCTTCCACTGCATAATGAGGTTTTTCCTTTTATAAAAAAAGGAATGTCTGATCCCAGTTTTGCCGCAAATTCAATTAGCTCTTCATCACTGAGCCCTACTTTCCAGAGCAAATTTAATGCTTTCAACGTTGCCGCCGCGTCACTACTCCCTCCTCCTAATCCTGCACCCACCGGTATTTTTTTTTCTAAATTAATCAATACTCCCTTTTTGACACCGCACTCTTTAAGGAAGAGATTTGCGGCTTTACACACAAGGTTGTCATGGTCTGAAGGAATATTATTATCATTACACTCAAGCTTTACTCCCTCCTGGATTTCTTCAAAACGAAGGCTGTCAACAAGATCAATTTCCTGCATTATGGTTTCAATTTCGTGATAACCATCATCTCTTTTGCCAAGAATTTCCAGGAAAAGATTTACCTTGGCAGGAGCCTCAATGCTTATTATATTTTTATTATTTTCCTTTTTCATATTTATTGTAAGTGTTATCCAATATCAATAGAATTTGAACACTACCCCTTTATGGAGAAGTTTATATTAGGACTTTGAGGCAACTGTCGTGAAAAACATACGGTGCTCTTTATCTGAAGGAGCAGAGTTGTCGACTAAATCGTGTATTGTTCCATCCGACATCAGGCAATCATGATTTATAAATTACAGAACCTTCGGTTACGTTTACTTTGAGGAAAGTAAGCTGCGTATTACTATACTGTCTATCGTCAATTACATTCAATTGTTTGAAACATTCCTGGTTAATTTTCTGCTTTTTATGATGCTGAAGGACAATAATTCCTTTTTCGCTAATGACTTGTTTTGAAACAAACGCTTCTATAAGAGATAAGATCCTTTTCCTATCCCCATAATCTATATCCAATAATTTATACGGAGGAGCAACCAGAATAATGTCGAACTTTATATCCTTATTTTTTATAAAATCTAATAGTCTAAATACGTTTATTTTTAAAACAACCGTCCTTTTTAAAAGATTAGCGTCCCGGAGATTTTTTTTTATCACCTTAATTGCATTTGTACTATTATCAACAAATAAACATCTTTTTGCTCCTCGACTGAGGGCTTCTGCTCCCAATGAGCCGGTACCTGCAAATAAATCCAGAACAACACTATCCTGTACCGCATCTCCCAGGATACTGAACAAAGATTCCTTGGCTCTGTCTAAAATCGGCCTGGTCTTTTTACTGCTTAATGCGGAAAGCCGTACGCCTTTTGCTTTGCCTGAAATAATACGCATAGAACTTTAAGTTAAATTATTAACGCCTGTTTTGATAACCAACTGCGTTGCCTCAGCCAGATTTTCCGGTGAACTTCCCGCGTCAATCCACCAACCATCTAAAACCGAACTTGTCATTGTTCCATTTTTAATGTAAGCATTATTGACATCAGTGATTTCTAATTCACCCCTATCCGATCTATCAAGTGTACTGATAATGTCAAATACATGGCTATCATACATGTATATGCCTATGACGGCATAGTCTGTTTTAGGTTGTTCCGGCTTTTCTTCAATACCAACCACTTTCTCCCCTACAAGTTCTGGTACACCGAAACTAGATGGATTTGGCACTTTTTTTATTAATATCTTGCCGCCTTCCTTCTGTTTCTCAAATTCTTCCTTTTCTCTGATTATGTTTTTTTCAATAATATTGTCTCCCAGGATAATAATAGTCTTTTCACCATCTGCAAAATTTCTAGCAAGATCTAAGGCCTCTGCAATGCCTCCTTCACCTTCCTGGTATGTATAGTTTATATCCTTCAAACCAAATTCTTTTCCGTTACCTAAAAGTCGCAGGAAATCACCCGCATTATTACCACCGGTAACAATCATAATATCCTCAATCCCGGCACTGATTAATGTTTGCAGGGGGTAGTATATCATTGGTTTGTCAAAAATAGGTAACAAATGCTTATTGGTAATTTTTGTTAAAGGTAACAGCCTTGTACCAAGACCACCGGCAAGAACAACACCTTTCATTATTATTTTTCCTTTCTATATTAATAGTGATGTATTTGTAATATGTTTGTCCCAAAATCAAATTTTATGAATAATACAGTATACAAATAAAGAACTAGAAGATACTATCATATAGACACTTACAACGCAAGTGGTTTTAAAACAACCCAGCCTGTTCAAACAAGAACTGATAAAGAGAGTGCTGTCTAGGCTAATCAGAGTGTTTCTCAGAGATTGAATTTAAAATATACTAATCATTTATAATAAAAAAGATTGCAAAATATAGCACTTGAAACTAAACTGGAGGACTTATATAAGTTAGCTAAGGATTTTTATGTTTAACGATTCGGTGGTTTGGCAGATCCCGAAACAGTTAAGAGTATCTTTAGTGCACCTTGTGAGCGAGGGTGGCGGAACTGGCAGACGCGCTAGACTTAGGATCTAGTACCGCAAGGTGTGGGGGTTCGACTCCCCCCTCTCGCACCAGATAAAAATATATTGTAAATCTATATCGGTTAATTATAATTAGTTGAATTGCGGGTGTAGCTCAGCGGTAGAGCATCACGTTGCCAACGTGAATGTCGTGGGTTCGAATCCCATCACCCGCTCCATTTCTTCAGACTTGCTGTCTACAATAACCTGTAAATAGACAGAAAATCGTAAAAAGTTAACAAAAATATTTTAATTTAAAAAAATAATGAATATAGAAATAGAAGAAGTCGGGCCATGTAAAAAGTTACTTAAGTTCGAGGTATCAAAGGAAGCAATTGAAGACGAGTGGCAAAAACAGTTAAAAGAGATTTCCAGAATGGCAAATTTGCCTGGATTCAGGAAAGGGAAAGCCCCCAGAAAGCTACTTGAGAGAAACTATGGTGACAAAATTAAAGAAGAAGTAAAGCGGGCGGTTATCAGCGATTCATACAAAGAGGCAATCGAGAATAACAAATTGTCACCCATAGGTGATCCTGACGTTGGCGACATTGATCTTGAATTGGGCAAACCGTTAAAATTTGAGGTCACCCTGGAGGTATTGCCCACATTTGAGCTGGGAGAATACAAGGGTATGCAGCTTAAGAGAAAGCCTGTAACTGTTACTGATGAGGATATAGATAAAGCGCTAGAGACTTTAAGCAGACAGAGGTCTCAATTAACTGTTGTTAAGAGTGGTAAAGCAAAAGATGAAGACGTTATTATATGTGATTGTGAAGTTAGAGTTGACGATGAGATTGTCTGGTCGGACGAAGAGTTGGAGGTTATGGTTTCCGGTTCTCATATTGTTGATATTAATGTACCGGACCTGAAAGATAATCTTGTTGGCTCGAAATCCGGTGATAAAGTTACGATAGATATAGAATTAGGAGATAACTTTTCCGTGGAACAACATAGAAACAAATCTGCTAAAATGGAAATATCGATAAATGAGATTAAAAGACCTAAAAGTCCTGAAATAGATGATGAGTTGGCAAAACAAGTCGGTTATGATACCGTTGGTGAGTTAAAGGAGTTTATGTCAAAGAGACTGGAGATGGAAAAGAAGAGGATGACTGAAGGTGAAATGCAGGAACAAATTTCCAGCAAACTTTTAGAAATGGCTGACTTTGATATGCCGGAAGACATGGTTGCTCATCATACAAATGAGAGACTCCATAAATACCAGCTCGACCTACTGAATAAAGGCACTCCTCAAGAGGAGATAGAAAAGAATATGGAAGATTTAAAGAGTGCTTCTGAAGAATCTGTAGTCAGAGATTTTAAGATGTCACTTGTACTTGAACACATAGCAGAAAAAGAGAGAATATTTGTTACAGAAGATGATGTCAATCGAAGAATCAGCGAGATGGCAGGCATGTATGGGCTTGAACCTTCCGATATGAGAAAACAACTTGAAAAGATGAATAGTATTTCAAACTTAAGACATCAGTTGAGAGAAAATAAAACGCTTAGCTTGTTAATGAAAGAAGCAAATATAGAAGAGATTAAAGATGAAGTTAAGCAAAAAAAAGATAAAGAAAAATAAACAGCAAGGAGGATTAGGTGACTAAGGATAATAACAATTATGGAAACGTTTATGTACCATATGTAGTGGAAAAAACAGGATATGGAGAGCGGCATTATGACATTTTCTCTCGTTTGCTTAAAGATCGGATAATATTCATTGGCAGTCCGATAGATGATAACGTTTCAAACATAGTAATAGCTCAAATGCTATTTTTACAAAATGACAATAAGAACCAGGATATAAATATCTATATAAACTCTCCGGGTGGCTCTATCACGGCAGGTCTTGCAATCTATGATACAATGCAGTTTGTGCATTGCGACGTAGCTACGTTTTGTATTGGTTCTGCTTACAGTATGGGTGCGATACTTATGGCAGCAGGAACTAAAGGCAAAAGATACAGTTTACCACATACAAGGATAATGTTACATCAGCCATGGGGAGGCACAACAGGAACGGCAACTGATATAAGCATTCAGGCAGAAGAGATAATGTTTATGAAGAAAAATCTTAATGAAATACTGGTAAAACACAGCGGCCAGCCAATTGAGAAGATAGAAAAGGACTTTGATCGGGATTTCTATATGTCTTCACAGGAAGCCAAGGACTACGGAATTGTTGATGAAGTCATTAAATCATTAGATGATAAAAAGAAAGATTAGGGCTGAGACAATTCCTTATCAATTGCCTCAAGGGATTGGTTTACATTTATCGGCGTTGTAATATATAATCTCTTAATCCAGAAGTCTTTCCTCTTTCAATATCATCAGGCATAGCATTCTCCCGCAGGGTAATTACGGTGATTCCTTTTGTCTGGTCATCTCTTTTCAAACACTTCAAAGCTTCATAACCG
Protein-coding regions in this window:
- the ilvB gene encoding biosynthetic-type acetolactate synthase large subunit is translated as MYKTGSQILINALKRENVEYIFGLPGGVVIPLFDTLFEESEIKFILTRHEQAAGHAADGYARATGKVGVCIVTSGPGATNLTTAIATAYMDSIPMVAITGQVKTHLIGSDAFQEADVTGITRPISKHNYLVKDIKELGMIVKEAFYIASSGRPGPVVIDLPVDVTTDTWDGPIPEKVNLPGYKPSYEGNIRQIKIAAEAINRSKRPVIYAGGGVISSNSSKELAELAEKANLPVNTTLLALGVFPENNEKALGMLGMHGTVPANYAVHESDLLIAVGARFDDRITGKIDEFAPKAQIIHIDIDPTSISKNIKVDIPVVGDANNILTELIKHVIYVERKEWFEKIAEWKEKYHVSYDNTSDVVKPQYVVEQICEATKGDAIITTEVGQNQMWAAQYYTYTYPRSFLSSGGLGTMGFGFPAALGAQLGFPDKTVIAIAGDGSFQMNIQELSTAVKYKLPVKVAILNNGFLGMVRQWQELFYDKRYAHTLLDGNPDFVQVAKAYGAEGFLVTKKEDVRPVIEKSISIKGPVVIDFRVDPEENVFPMIPAGQAISQVKGIELI
- a CDS encoding septation protein SpoVG family protein; the encoded protein is MNITEVRVKLTEAKKNRLQAFCSITIDNDFVVRDLKIIEGYKGAFVAMPSRKLADKCPKCNSKNHLRSRFCNDCGAKLDDKRALGESRDESKGKFKLYADTAHPINSKCRDEIEQKVLAAYKEETEKAKQPGYKPPVMDVPDIDYDEDNTNS
- the ispE gene encoding 4-(cytidine 5'-diphospho)-2-C-methyl-D-erythritol kinase codes for the protein MKKENNKNIISIEAPAKVNLFLEILGKRDDGYHEIETIMQEIDLVDSLRFEEIQEGVKLECNDNNIPSDHDNLVCKAANLFLKECGVKKGVLINLEKKIPVGAGLGGGSSDAAATLKALNLLWKVGLSDEELIEFAAKLGSDIPFFIKGKTSLCSGRGEKVSPVEVRSKMDYIILFPHVHISTETIYKNLKIDLTKKRKDVSFFSNALKYSEVSDIGKLLFNRLEEAIFTIYPDLLQVKESLEVFDFCGLSISGSGSAFFGLCNDRHQAEVIKSKVEFSGTGNVFVVTSV
- the rsmD gene encoding 16S rRNA (guanine(966)-N(2))-methyltransferase RsmD, which codes for MRIISGKAKGVRLSALSSKKTRPILDRAKESLFSILGDAVQDSVVLDLFAGTGSLGAEALSRGAKRCLFVDNSTNAIKVIKKNLRDANLLKRTVVLKINVFRLLDFIKNKDIKFDIILVAPPYKLLDIDYGDRKRILSLIEAFVSKQVISEKGIIVLQHHKKQKINQECFKQLNVIDDRQYSNTQLTFLKVNVTEGSVIYKS
- a CDS encoding sugar phosphate nucleotidyltransferase — encoded protein: MKGVVLAGGLGTRLLPLTKITNKHLLPIFDKPMIYYPLQTLISAGIEDIMIVTGGNNAGDFLRLLGNGKEFGLKDINYTYQEGEGGIAEALDLARNFADGEKTIIILGDNIIEKNIIREKEEFEKQKEGGKILIKKVPNPSSFGVPELVGEKVVGIEEKPEQPKTDYAVIGIYMYDSHVFDIISTLDRSDRGELEITDVNNAYIKNGTMTSSVLDGWWIDAGSSPENLAEATQLVIKTGVNNLT
- the tig gene encoding trigger factor; protein product: MNIEIEEVGPCKKLLKFEVSKEAIEDEWQKQLKEISRMANLPGFRKGKAPRKLLERNYGDKIKEEVKRAVISDSYKEAIENNKLSPIGDPDVGDIDLELGKPLKFEVTLEVLPTFELGEYKGMQLKRKPVTVTDEDIDKALETLSRQRSQLTVVKSGKAKDEDVIICDCEVRVDDEIVWSDEELEVMVSGSHIVDINVPDLKDNLVGSKSGDKVTIDIELGDNFSVEQHRNKSAKMEISINEIKRPKSPEIDDELAKQVGYDTVGELKEFMSKRLEMEKKRMTEGEMQEQISSKLLEMADFDMPEDMVAHHTNERLHKYQLDLLNKGTPQEEIEKNMEDLKSASEESVVRDFKMSLVLEHIAEKERIFVTEDDVNRRISEMAGMYGLEPSDMRKQLEKMNSISNLRHQLRENKTLSLLMKEANIEEIKDEVKQKKDKEK
- a CDS encoding ATP-dependent Clp protease proteolytic subunit, with amino-acid sequence MTKDNNNYGNVYVPYVVEKTGYGERHYDIFSRLLKDRIIFIGSPIDDNVSNIVIAQMLFLQNDNKNQDINIYINSPGGSITAGLAIYDTMQFVHCDVATFCIGSAYSMGAILMAAGTKGKRYSLPHTRIMLHQPWGGTTGTATDISIQAEEIMFMKKNLNEILVKHSGQPIEKIEKDFDRDFYMSSQEAKDYGIVDEVIKSLDDKKKD